CTGTAAATGAAGTAAAAATAGATGATGTCTTAATTATACGAAACGAAGAGGTTGTTCCTACCGATGGAGTTATAATTGAGGGGGCACCTATGTTAGACTATAGTTTTGTAACAGGAGAAGCCAATTTGATTAAAAAAGGGTTAGGTGATAAAGTTTTTGCTGGAGGAAAACAACAAGGGAAATCTATTCAAATTAAAGTAACCAAAACGGTAGATCAAAGTTATTTAACCAAGTTGTGGAGTGAGAATACTTATGAAAAACCATCAAAATTAACCAGTTTAACCGATGCTATAAGTCAGTATTTTACTTGGGGATTATTACTCATTACTTTACTCTCTGCAATTTATTGGTTTGCAGTAGATAAAAGTCAGATAATAAATGTGGTGACCTCTATTTTAATAGTGGCTTGTCCATGTGCATTAGCTTTATCAGCTCCATTTGCCATGGGGAATGTATTGCGTATTTTAGGTAAACAAGGGTTTTATTTAAAAGACAGTTCTGTAATAGAAAAAATAGCCCACGTACAAACCATTTTTTTTGATAAAACAGGAACTTTAACAACTAGAAATAAGCAGGAGTTTTCTTACGAAGGAGATGAATTATTAGATAGTGAGTTATCAATGATTAAGTCTTTGGTTAAGAATTCTAATCATCCTTTAAGCAGAACTTTGTTTAAAAAAATACAAGGAGATTTAATTGATGTAACTGAGTTTTCTGAAATTGAAGGGCAGGGAATTCAAGGTGTTTTTAATCATAAAACAGTAAAAGTAGGATCGGCCAATTTTGTAAATTCTTTTAAAAATGATGTAGAAACAGAAAGTAGAGTATATATTAGTATCGATGGAGTGCTAAAAGGATATTTTAAATTTGGAAATCAATATAGAGAAGGGATTTTTAAAACTTTAATGAGGTTAAATCAGAAACATCAAATTAATATATTGTCTGGAGATAACGATGCTTCATTAACATTTTTACAAGAAAAATTATCTTTAAAAACCAAGTATTATTTTCATCAATCTCCACAAGATAAGTTAAATCACATCAAAGCCAGTCAGCAAGAAAATAAAACAGTTATGATGGTTGGAGATGGTTTAAACGATGCTGGAGCTTTGTTGCAGTCGGATATTGGAATTGCTGTTGCAGAAGATGTAAATGTGTTTTCTCCAGCAAGTGATGCCATTATTGATGCGAATAAAATAAACCAAATCCCTCAGTTTTTTAAATTGTGTAGCGCTAGTTTAGGAGTGGTTAAAATTAGTTTTTTACTTTCTATTTTATACAATGTGGTAGGGTTGTATTTTGCTATTAGCGGATTGTTAACACCTTTAATTGCAGCCATATTAATGCCGTTGAGCTCTATAACTATTGTAGTTTTTGTAACAGTTGCTACCAATGTACTTGCAAAGTTTAATAGAGTATAATATTTTTAGTTAGGGAGTTTTAATGGTTTCTATAAACAAATCATAACCATAACCATCTGTTAAGTAATAATGGTCTCTTGGGAATGATGAGGACATAATGACAAGATGGTTAGAACTATCTTCATTAATGTAAATAGGAAAACCTTTTGTGGCTATTGTAGTTGTAGTGTTGTTTTTAATGTCATACTTTATAATTTCTCTTTTAAAGTTTTCTCTAGTAGCGTGTACATTGTTAAGATCGTTGTTGACTCCATAAATATTATTCCCTGTTTTATCAATGTATAAAGTTGTGAGTGGTGAACTATAATCTTTAATTTTAGAAAAAGTAGTAGAAGAGTAAATACTATTTCTTTGTTTGTTATAAATGTAAGAAGTGTTAGCGTTTACAGTAATATCACTGTTGTTGTATGCTAATAATGGAATTTGTTTAATACCGTTGTTTGTAATCAATCCATTAGTATCTACAGTGTAGTGAATAGCTCTTCCTTCGTATTTATGACTAACAAGAATATTGTTTTCATTAATGGTTGTTATTTCGTAATTGTACATAGATTGATGATCTGGGAAATGAGGAGATTTGTCTATATTGGTTAATGTATTATCCTGTCTTGTAAATGTAAACACATCGTCATTATTAGTAAAAACCCATGTATGATTTCCTAAATAATCAAAACTGTTAAAATAAACAGGAGTAAGATCAACTCCTTCATAATCTGACTTTCCTTCTACTTCTATACTATATTTAAAAGTTAGATCACTAGCATTATATACCCATAACTCATCACTCTGAGAAAATAATAGTTCTTTACCGTTGTTAGATGTAATTAATTTCATTTCTACGCTAGTAGAACTATAAGGTTTTTTAAAAGCTTCATTAGTGATTTTATGATTTATATAATCATATTTTATGAGCTTGTACTCTCTGTCTATAAACATATATATAAACATAGCTTGCTCATCAGCATCAAACGTGATATAGTTTATTCTTGAGAAATCTAGAATTTCAGGATACGTTAAAGTTACATTTGCAACATTATCAGTATTGTATTTATAGTTATTTCCAAAAACATTATATACATATATTGTATATCTAAGTTCACTAGAATAAAGAGGTTCTAAGTCTGTAAAACTCGTTGTGTTAACATCATCAATAATAGTTACCGTTTTCTCTTTTTCATTTTTGTTTTTATCTTGTACCACAATTTCATAATGAGAAAAATAATGATCTAAAGATTTTTCCCAAAAAAGCTGAACTTCATTGTTTTCAGATACATGATGCTCTGTGAATTTAACGTTTTTAGGGACTATATTGGTGGTGCTTACATGATTTGCATTGCTTGTTCCTAACAATCCTTTGTCTGTGTGTATTCTAAAGAAATAACAATATTCTCCATTTTCTGGAGGATTTTCATCAAAATAACTTTGAGTATTGATATCTGTAATTGTTGCAATTAATTCGGCATTGTCTGTGTTACAAAAATCTCCTTTAGCTCTATAGATTTCATATTTTTCAAATGTATTATACCCTGTGTATGCGTTCCACTTAAATTTAATGGATGAAAAAGGCTCTTGTCTAGAAAATGAAGAGGTATAAAGATCTAGTTCTTTAGGAGGAGTGTATCTATAGGCTGTAAATGTAAATAGCTCTTTGTTGTTATCGTTATTAATGTCTATTTCTGTAGAAAAAACAAATTCATTTTCTGTTAATTTTAAAATGGTTAGTTTGTCTTGTTCTGTACTATTAGAAACAGAAATAATTCCGTTATTTAACTCCCAATTTAGTTGGTTTTTTAAAGGAGTACATGTGCTAGATTCCTGAAATAAAAACTCCTCATAGATATTATCATTATAAACAAAAAAATCACGACCACATTCTTCTATGTTAATGGGTGCTTCAGCTAAAACATCATTGTTTTCAACATAAAAAATAGCCCATGTTCCTAAAAGGTCTTCTTCTTTTGCCTCTTTAAAAACATTTACGGTAGATTCATCAAGTGTTGAGATGTCATCGCTTTCACATGAAATAAAAAAACAGAAAAAGATGAATAAGGCTGTTTTTAAAATAATTTTATTTATCACTTTTCTTAGGATTATAAAAAATAATAATTTGGACCAAAATAGCCATAACAACTAAGAAAATAATTTCGATATGAGTAAAAATATCAATTGTTTTCATGACTTTGTTACTGATGAACATTTGATGTTTTCCTTCATCTAATTGAACTTTAGATAAGTTTTGTAGATTCAGAGTAATGGATTCAATTAGTTGTAGTGTTTCTTTTTGATGAGTAGACTGATTGTATACTTTTTCTATTTTATTTAAATGATCTAGTTGTTTTTTTAAATCATTAAACAAAGCAAGTTCTTTATCGGTTAATTTTGTTTGTTCGTATCTTGTAATATAACCATCTATTTCCATATCAATTTTATGACTTCTTTTTTGAAAATAAAGGGAATCTGAAGTAATCATTGCAATTTCCTTTTCATGAACTAATAAAGCTATTTCAAAAAGTAAATCACTTGCTACAACTCTGTCTTCATAAATAGTTGTTACGGATTTTCGTAGTCGATTAAAATTTTCTTTATCAACTAAGTTAGTACTTAAAACAATAAAAAAAACTAACAGAATACTAGCAACTTTTTTAATCTTATTATAATTCATAATATCACAAACTATTTTATTAATATTTATACAAAAGAGGTATCAATATATGTAATTTAAATTTTGTATAATTACATAATCATGAAAAATTATGTTCATCAATATTTGTTAAAATAAATAATTGAGATATGATAAAGTACCCTTGTAAAATCTATAAACTATGATAATAATCATTTTTTAGAGGTGTCAGTGCTCCTAATTTTGTCCCTAACAAAAAACTTTTATGAGTGTTATCTATATATTAATCCTTGTCAGTCTTTGCGTTGCTATAATTTTTTTAGCAGTATTTTTTTTAGCTGTTAAAAAAGGACAATTTGAAGATGATGAAACTCCGGCCATACGGATGCTTTTTAACGATCATATAAACAAGAATAAAGAACAAGAACTAAAAAATTAATCAGAAGACTATTTTATGGAAAAAGAACAGTTTTATTATGACAACAAAGTCGTAAAGAAATTTATTTACGCAACAATGTTTTGGGGACTCATAGGGATGTCGGTAGGACTACTACTAGCATTAATGTTTGTTTTCCCCAATATCACCAAAGGGGTTTCATGGTTAAGTTTTGGTAGGTTAAGGCCTTTACATACCAATGCCGTAATTTTTGCTTTTGTAGGAAATGCAATGTTTGCCGGGGTTTATTATTCTTTACAAAGATTGTTAAAAGCTAGAATGTTTAGCGACTTGTTAAGTAAAATAAACTTTTGGGGATGGCAAGCAATAATTGTAGCTGCAGCTATTAGTTTACCTTTAGGATACACATCAAGTAAAGAATACGCTGAGCTAGAATGGCCTATAGATATTGCCATTGCTTTTATATGGGTAGTATTTGGTATCAACATGATTGGTACAATTTTTAAAAGGAGGGAGCGTCATCTGTATGTTGCTATTTGGTTCTATTTAGGAACTTTTGTAACAGTAGCAGTATTACATATTTTTAACAGTCTGGCTTTGCCTGTTTCTTTTTTAAAGAGTTATTCTGTATATGCAGGAGTACAAGATGCATTAGTACAATGGTGGTATGGACATAATGCCGTTGCCTTTTTCCTAACAACTCCGTTTTTAGGATTGATGTATTATTTTGTACCAAAAGCAGCTAATAGACCTGTGTATTCTTATAGATTATCTATTGTTCACTTCTGGTCTTTAATTTTTATTTATATCTGGGCAGGACCTCACCATTTATTATATACCGCTTTACCAGATTGGGCTCAAAATTTAGGAGTTGCATTCTCTATTATGTTATTGGCTCCATCATGGGGAGGTATGATTAATGGATTGTTAACGCTAAGAGGAGCATGGGATAAAGTAAGAACAGATCCTGTTTTAAAGTTTATGGTAGTAGCAATTACCGGTTATGGTATGGCAACTTTTGAAGGGCCTATGTTGTCTTTAAAAGGAATTAACGCCATAGCCCACTTTTCTGACTGGATTATTGCCCATGTACACGTTGGAGCTTTGGCTTGGAATGGTTTCTTAACTTTTGGTATGATTTATTGGTTGGTTCCAGTATTGTTTAAAACCAAATTACATTCTATTAAATTAGCTAATATTCACTTCTGGTTAGGAACTTTAGGAATTATTATTTACGCTTTCCCAATGTATATAGCTGGTTTTGTTCAAGCCTCTATGTGGAAACAATTTAATCCTGATGGAACATTAGTTTATGGTAACTTTTTAGAAACTGTAACTCAAATTATTCCAATGTATTGGATGCGTGCTGTAGGTGGATCTATGTACATTGTTGGTGCAATTGTAATGTTGTTTAATATTTCTGCAACCATTAAAAAAGGTTCTGAAGTAGAAGATGATATGAGTGAAGTTGCTCCTTTACAAAGATTGAAAAAAGGAAGATTATCAGGAGAAACTTGGCATCAACAACTAGAAAGAAGACCGGTTCAATTAACCATTTTAGCAACTGTTGCTATTTTAATTGGGGGAATTGTACAAATTGTACCAACCATTATGGTGGAGTCTAATATTCCAACCATTAGCAATGTAAAACCATATACGCCTTTAGAGTTAGAGGGTAGAGATTTGTATATAAGAGAAGGTTGTGTAGGATGTCACTCTCAAATGATTCGTCCTTTCCGTTCAGAAGTAGAGCGTTACGGAGAATATTCTAAAGCAGGTGAGTTTGTTTATGATCATCCATTCTTATGGGGTTCTAAACGTACTGGGCCTGATTTACATAGAGTTGGTCAAAAATACTCTGATAGCTGGCACTTTAATCATATGTTAGATCCTCAAAGTACTTCTCCAGGTTCTATTATGCCAACTTATCCTTGGTTGTTAAAAAATACTTTGGATGCTAGTGATATTAAAGGAAAAATGGAAGTGATGGTAACATTAGGAGTTCCTTATTCTGCAGAAGAAATTGAAAATGCAGAAAAGAGTATGAAAGCTCAAGCAGATATTATTGCAGAGAATTTAACTCAAGATCCATCATTTGTAGATAGTTACCAAGCTGCTCAAGCTGATGCTAAAGCCAAAGGAGAAGAGTTTGTACCTATTCAGCAAAGAGAAATTGTGGCTTTAATTGCTTATTTACAAAGATTAGGAACCGATATAAAAACTAAATAAGATGTTAAAATTTGTAAAAAACTATATGGTAAGTATTGATGGGATTGAAATATATCCAATCATCTCTTTATCTATCTTTTTTGTCTTTTTTACCCTGTTGTTTTTATGGGTTTGGAAAGCTAAAAAAGAATATTTAGAAAAAGTAAGTAACCTACCTTTTGAATAAAAAAACTAGACTATGAGTGTTAAAAAACAAAATAAACAAATTGTAGGCTTTGTAATAGCAAGTGTTTTTGTGGGCCTAATACTAGAATGGATGTTTCCATCGGAGAATGGATATTCATCTTTAATTGCTTTAAAAATTACGTTGTATTTAATTTTTATGGCCTTGATTTTTAGTGCCCGATTTGTGGTAACAAAAATGAATCAACTATACTTATCATTGTCCTCAGAAGAAGAAAAGAAAGCTTTTTATGAAGCACAAAATGCTAAAAAAATCAATTGGTCTGATTGGAAAAGTGTTCTAGATAGTTTGATGGCTGCTAAACCAGTGGCCGAAGAAAGTGATATTATTTTAGATCATGATTATGATGGAATTAAAGAGTTAGATAATAACCTTCCGCCATGGTGGTTGTATGGATTTTATATGACAATTGTTTTTGCTTTTGGATATATGATTTATTATCATGTGTTAGATGGGAAAGATCAAAAACAAGAGTATTTAGAAGAAGTGGCTTTAGCAAAAATACAAATTGCTGCATATGAGGCTACTCAAGAAAAAGTTGATATGAGCGCTTTAGCCGATGGCGACAATGCACAAGGTAAAAAGTTGTACAAGCGTAATTGTGCTGTTTGTCATGCAATTGATGGTGGTGGTAAAATTGGACCAAACTTAACTGATGATTATTGGATCTTAGGAGGTAGTATAGAAGATATTTACAATACTATTTCTGAAGGAGGTAGAGCTGGAAAAGGAATGATTGCTTGGAAAAATAGTTTTAGTTCTCAAGACCGACAATTGTTAGCGGCTTATGTAAAAAGTTTACAAGGAACTACTCCTGCAGAACCAAAAGAAGCACAAGGGGAATTATACAAAGAAGAATAAGTACCAAGTATAAATGGCAACAGACAACAAAGAAGTTTTTAGAGACTCAATAGCAACCATCGATGATCAAGGAAAAAGATCATGGATTTATCCTAAAAAGCCTAAAGGTAAGTTTTACTCTTTAAGAACATGGGTAAGTGTTTTTTTACTGACTACTTTGTTGTCTTCTCCGTTTATAAAAATAAATGGCAATCAATTATTTTTATTTAATGTAATTGATAGAAAATTTAACATTTTAGGATTTCCTTTTTGGCCACAAGACTTCTATTTAGTGGTTTTGTCTATGCTTATAGGGGTTGTTTTTGTAATCCTCTTTACTGTAGTTTACGGACGTGTATTTTGTGGATGGATTTGTCCTCAAACTATTTTTATGGAAATGGTTTTTCGCAAAATTGAATATTGGATTGATGGAGACAAAGGAGCCCAAAAAAGATTGGCAAAACAACCTTGGAATGCCGAGAAAATTAGAAAAAGAGTACTAAAACATACAGTTTTTTTATTGATTTCTTTTATCATCTCAAATGTGTTTTTGGCTTATATAATTGGAAGTGATGAGTTGATTGATATTATTACATCACCCATTAATGAGCATGTTGGTGGTTTTATAGGTATTTGGACTTTTACAGGAGTATTTTATTTTATCTTTTCGTGGTTTAGAGAGCAAGTATGTATTATTGCTTGTCCTTATGGGCGCTTACAAGGAGTGCTTTTAGACAATAAATCTATTATTGTTGCTTATGACTATATAAGAGGTGAAAGCAAAAAAGGAAGAGCCAAATTTAAAAAGAATGAGGATAGAGAAAAAGAGGGGAAAGGAGCTTGTATAGATTGTAATCAATGTGTAGAAGTTTGTCCTACAGGTATCGATATCAGACATGGAACTCAATTGGAGTGTGTAAACTGTACTGCTTGTATGGATGCCTGTGATTTTATGATGGTTAAAACCCATCAGCCTAAAGGATTGATTCGTTATGCCTCAGAAGAAAATATCGAAAAAAATAAACCTTTTGAAGTAACAGTAAGAATTAAAGCATACACTATTATTTTAGGAATTTTAACAGTGGTGTTAATTGCCTTGCTAACAGTAAGAAGCAATGTTCAGGCAAACTTTTTTAGGGTGCCAGGAGAGTTGTATCAAGTAAAAGAGGGGAGATTAATTAGTAATGTTTACACTTATAAACTGGTAAATAAAACTACAAAAGATATTGATTCTTTGTCTTTTAAAATTGTTTCTCACAAAGGGGAAATTCAATTGGTAGGAACCACTCATTTGTTACTAAAAAGACAAGATATTTATGAAGGAACTGTTTTTATAGAAATCCCCGAGGGAATGTTAGAAGATAGTAATGAAAAAATTAAGATTGGTGTTTTTAAAGGGGATAAAGAAATAACCACCACAACCACTAATTTTTTAAGTCCTAAAAATAAGTGGTAATAAACAATTAAAAAGTGAATTATGAAGATTAATTGGGGTACAAGTATAGTATTGGCTTTTGTCTGTTTTATTGTGTTTATTTTATTCTTTGTGGTAAAAACATTTACACAAAAAGAATATGAGTTTGATTTGGTTTCAAATCAATATTACGAAGATGAATTAGCTTTTCAAAAGACCATTAATAATGCTGAAAATACAGAGAAGTTAGAAAACAAAGTTGAGTTTGTTTTGTTAAATAATGAATTAAAAATTAACATTCCTAACGCTAAAAACGAATTAATTATTGGAGAGATTCATTTTTATAGACCATCAAACAAAAAATTAGATTTTATCAAAAAAATAGCCTCAAAAAATAATGTTTTAACTTTTACTAGTGAGGAGTTGGTAAAGGGTAGATGGGATGTGTCTGTTACTTGGTATTATGAAAATGAACCTCAAAATCAATTTTTTAAAAAGGAACAAATATATTTTTAGATGATATTATCAGCCTTTATATTTGGTTTGCTTAGTAGTTTACACTGTGTAGGTATGTGTGGACCCATTGCTTTTGCTTTGCCAGTACATGCTGGTACTAAAAGTCAAAAATGGTCTAAAATTATTGCCTATCATTTTGGGAGATTACTTACTTATGCTTGTATAGGCTTTGTTTTTGGTTTGTTTGGAAAAACTTTTGTTTTGTTAGGCTTACAACAAACACTTTCTATTGTAGCAGGTGTTATTCTTATTCTTATTGCTTTATTTCAAAAAAAAATACTGAATTATTTAGAGCAAAAATCCTCATCAAAAATAGTTGGGTTGATTAAGAATACTTATCAAAAAATTTCAAAATCTAATACAGTACTAAATTTTATGAGTTTAGGAATGCTAAACGGATTGTTACCATGCGGTACTGTTTATATTGCTTTAATTGGAGCCATTGCTATTGGTAACATGGCTTATAGCAGCTTATATATGTTTGTTTTTGGATTGGGTACTTTGCCCTTAATGCTTTTGTTAATGGGAGCTAAGATTTTAAGTAGAGAACGATTTAGAACTGTTTTTAAAAGAGCGGTTCCGGTAATGTTACTAGTTGTAGGAGTATTATTTGTTTTAAGGGGAATGGGCTTAGGAATTGCCTTTGTATCTCCTACAGATATGAGTTTACAAATTCAATTTGTGCCTGTTGGTTGTCATTAAATTTATTTTCAATCATAAAAAAAGCAGTAATTATAAATTACTGCTTTTTTTATGGAGTTACTTTAAACTGTTTTAGAAAATTGTAACTGATTGTTATCTCCTAAATATTGGTCTATGGCCATACAAATATTTCTTATAAAAGGTCTTCCTTTATCGGTTACTATTATTTTTGATTTTTTAATGGTAACCAAACCATCATGTACTAAAGGAAACATTTTTAAAGGAGCTTTTTCAAGAGATTTATTTTCTGTACTCCATGTTGTTTCGTAATGACACATTAAGTTTAAAATATGTTGTCTAATGATTAAATCTTCGTTAGATGAAATATGTCCTTTGGCAATAGGGAATATTCTATTGTTTACCAATTGTTGATATTCTTCAATACTTTTTACATTCTGATAAAAACTATTCCAACTATCACCTATAGAAGAAACTCCTAATCCAATCATTAAATCAGTTTTGGCATGGGTATATCCCATAAAGTTTCTGTGTAGTGTATGGTTAACTAAAGCTTTGTATAAAGAGTCTGTAGGTAATGCAAAATGATCCATACCTATGTTGTGATATCCAAATTCTTGAAGCAATAATTTTCCTTCTTCGTACATTAATAACTTTTCTTTACCAGAAGGTAAATTTTCTTCGGAATATCCTCTTTGTCCATTTCCTTTTAACCAAGGTACATGTGCATAGCTATAAAATGCTATTCTATCAGGACTTAATTCTTTGGTTTTTTCTATGGTATTAATAACATCATCTATGGTTTGAAATGGCAATCCATAAATAATATCATGTCCTACAGATGTATAACCAACTTCTCTAGCCAATTCGGTTACTTTTTTTACTTTTTCAAAAGGTTGCATTCTATGAATGGCTTTTTGGACAGTTTCATTATAATCTTGTACTCCGAAAGAAACACGTCTAAATCCTAAGTTATATAAGGTTTGTAAATGTTCTTTAGTAGTGTTGTTAGGATGTCCTTCAAAACTAAACTCATAATCCTCTGCCAATCGAGAAGTATTGATGATACAAGTTAAAAGGTAATGTAGGTTTTCAGAACTAAAAAAAGTAGGAGTCCCACCACCAATATGCAATTCCTTAATTACTGGTTTTTCATCAAAAAGATTTAAGTACATAGACCATTCCTTTAAAACGGCATTGATGTATGGTGTTTCAACATCGTGTCTTTTGGTAATTCTTTTGTTACATCCACAAAAAGTACATAGACTTTCACAAAAAGGTAAATGGATATAAACACTAATTCCTTGTGTATTATTGGTTTTGGTAAAAGTGTCAATCATTTTACTCTTCCAAGTTTTAAGTCTAAAATCTTGAACATTCCAATGCGGAACCGTAGGGTAACTTGTATACCTTGGGCCTGGAACATTGTATTTGTTAATTAGGTTAATATCCATAGCTTTTTATTTTTTAAAGAGTTTGTAGCTTTAATTGTAGATCGATTACTTTTTGATATTTATCTGATAAACTATCTAAAGCTTGTTTGTTTTGCTCTACAAGTTCATTAAAGTTGTTTTGAAATAATTGTTGGTAGTATGAAATACCAGACAATAAATTACTTGTAAACCTTGTTAAGGTTTTGTTTTGCTTAGGGTTAAATTGCTCATTTATTTGATTAGATAAATAAGTAACATACATATCTAATTCTTTAATAAACATGTTAGGTCTATCATTTCTTTTGATGATGTTTATTTTACCATATATATGGTCTATCATGTTAGATAGGCTAACTTTTTCGCTAAAATAAGCTAGGTTAGGACCAGGGCATACAGAAACACCTTTACCTTCGGTTTTGGTTTCTATACCGTAATTTAATAGGGCAGTTGTCCCTAAACCTACACAGATACATGACTTTTCGGTTACCTTATCAATTTCTTTTTGCTGTTCAATAAGGCTCAACTCATTATTTTCTTGAAGCTGTTTTATTTTTAAATATTGATATTCCCTAGAAGCAATACATTGTCCTTCTGCTTTAAATTCTTGATTTAAGGCAACATGTCTTTTAGGACAAGCACTACCAGGTCTGTTTTTAGTAATATTTAATTCTTTTTGTTCGTCTTTAGTATTTCCTTTTAAATTGTTAAAAGGAACTCCTAAGGGAGAAATATTACTTAAATACAAATCTTTTTCTTTGGCATGCGCTAGTTTGTCAAGGGTTTCAACATCTACAGTAGTAGCTTCTGGAACCAATAAAAAAGGGGAGCCCCATCCAATAGAATCTAAATCGTAGTTTTTTAATAAAAATTTGTGTTCTTCTGCCGTACCCACACCACCTTGAGCAGATATTTTTAAATCGGGCATATTTGCAGAAATCTCTTTGTTTTTTTGTGCTAAAGCTTTAGTAAACAAATCATAAGTAATATTGTATAATTCTTTTCTGTTGGTTTTAAACTCTTCTAGAACAGGGCCTAATAAGTATCCATCGGTTGCAAAAGCATGTCCACCGCAATTTAATCCAGATTCAATTCTATACTCAGTTACCCATAAACCTTTTTTGGCTAAATATTTTCCTTGGATTAGTGCAGAGCGATAATCACTAACTTTTAAAATTATTTTCTTTTTAATGTATCCATTTTCATCAGGATAAAAATCTTCAAAGTTTTCTAGGTAATTATAAAGTCTTGGGTTCATACCAGCAGAAAAAACAATTGAAGAGTCTAAATTAGATTTTGCATAACCTCTTAAAGCTGCATGAGCATCATTATATTCAACAGGCAAAGCTTCGTGGTCTACATAGTTTGTTTTATCAATTTTGGTCATAATATTTACATCTATACGACCTGGTTTTAAGTTGTGTTTTATTAATAATTTGATTTCTGTTAAATCATCACTTTGTATTAAGCGTTGTTTTAATTCAGAACCAGAAGGTAGATGTTTGATGAAATCAACAAAAATAGCGTCCTTAATACTTGATATATTTTTAAGCTTTTTAATTTTGGTTTGAATTAAATCATTCATCATATTAAGATAAGATGTAATTCTTAACGCTCTGTAATCAATAGTTTTATCGCTGATTTCTATGTATTTAAGCTGATTTAATTCAGAATAATATTTACGCAGTTTTTCAAGTAAAATATCATCAACTAAAGAAATTACAGAGTTAATTCCATAAGCTGCAACTTTTAGCGGACTGTCTGCCGTAAAACCAATTCCCATTACAGGAATATGAAAGGTGTGTTTTTCCATTATAATTAATTGATGGTTATATGGCAAATTTATGGGGTTATGTACTTTATTAAAATGATAAATATCATTAGTACATAATTATTAGTCAACCTCTTATTATTAAATGCTTATTAAGTACTTTTGCAGTATGAGTATATTGATGGAAGAATTTTTACAAGACTTACCTAATAAAGCCCAAAAGGTTAAAAAGGAAAACGTTTCTTATTTTAAGAGATTAAAAAAAAGAACGCCTAAAAACTTAGATTATGTAATGCAAGATTTACATGATAAAGAGTTTGAGAGTACAGATTGTTTAACT
Above is a genomic segment from Wenyingzhuangia fucanilytica containing:
- a CDS encoding cbb3-type cytochrome c oxidase N-terminal domain-containing protein → MSVKKQNKQIVGFVIASVFVGLILEWMFPSENGYSSLIALKITLYLIFMALIFSARFVVTKMNQLYLSLSSEEEKKAFYEAQNAKKINWSDWKSVLDSLMAAKPVAEESDIILDHDYDGIKELDNNLPPWWLYGFYMTIVFAFGYMIYYHVLDGKDQKQEYLEEVALAKIQIAAYEATQEKVDMSALADGDNAQGKKLYKRNCAVCHAIDGGGKIGPNLTDDYWILGGSIEDIYNTISEGGRAGKGMIAWKNSFSSQDRQLLAAYVKSLQGTTPAEPKEAQGELYKEE
- a CDS encoding sulfite exporter TauE/SafE family protein; protein product: MILSAFIFGLLSSLHCVGMCGPIAFALPVHAGTKSQKWSKIIAYHFGRLLTYACIGFVFGLFGKTFVLLGLQQTLSIVAGVILILIALFQKKILNYLEQKSSSKIVGLIKNTYQKISKSNTVLNFMSLGMLNGLLPCGTVYIALIGAIAIGNMAYSSLYMFVFGLGTLPLMLLLMGAKILSRERFRTVFKRAVPVMLLVVGVLFVLRGMGLGIAFVSPTDMSLQIQFVPVGCH
- the ccoG gene encoding cytochrome c oxidase accessory protein CcoG produces the protein MATDNKEVFRDSIATIDDQGKRSWIYPKKPKGKFYSLRTWVSVFLLTTLLSSPFIKINGNQLFLFNVIDRKFNILGFPFWPQDFYLVVLSMLIGVVFVILFTVVYGRVFCGWICPQTIFMEMVFRKIEYWIDGDKGAQKRLAKQPWNAEKIRKRVLKHTVFLLISFIISNVFLAYIIGSDELIDIITSPINEHVGGFIGIWTFTGVFYFIFSWFREQVCIIACPYGRLQGVLLDNKSIIVAYDYIRGESKKGRAKFKKNEDREKEGKGACIDCNQCVEVCPTGIDIRHGTQLECVNCTACMDACDFMMVKTHQPKGLIRYASEENIEKNKPFEVTVRIKAYTIILGILTVVLIALLTVRSNVQANFFRVPGELYQVKEGRLISNVYTYKLVNKTTKDIDSLSFKIVSHKGEIQLVGTTHLLLKRQDIYEGTVFIEIPEGMLEDSNEKIKIGVFKGDKEITTTTTNFLSPKNKW
- the ccoN gene encoding cytochrome-c oxidase, cbb3-type subunit I → MEKEQFYYDNKVVKKFIYATMFWGLIGMSVGLLLALMFVFPNITKGVSWLSFGRLRPLHTNAVIFAFVGNAMFAGVYYSLQRLLKARMFSDLLSKINFWGWQAIIVAAAISLPLGYTSSKEYAELEWPIDIAIAFIWVVFGINMIGTIFKRRERHLYVAIWFYLGTFVTVAVLHIFNSLALPVSFLKSYSVYAGVQDALVQWWYGHNAVAFFLTTPFLGLMYYFVPKAANRPVYSYRLSIVHFWSLIFIYIWAGPHHLLYTALPDWAQNLGVAFSIMLLAPSWGGMINGLLTLRGAWDKVRTDPVLKFMVVAITGYGMATFEGPMLSLKGINAIAHFSDWIIAHVHVGALAWNGFLTFGMIYWLVPVLFKTKLHSIKLANIHFWLGTLGIIIYAFPMYIAGFVQASMWKQFNPDGTLVYGNFLETVTQIIPMYWMRAVGGSMYIVGAIVMLFNISATIKKGSEVEDDMSEVAPLQRLKKGRLSGETWHQQLERRPVQLTILATVAILIGGIVQIVPTIMVESNIPTISNVKPYTPLELEGRDLYIREGCVGCHSQMIRPFRSEVERYGEYSKAGEFVYDHPFLWGSKRTGPDLHRVGQKYSDSWHFNHMLDPQSTSPGSIMPTYPWLLKNTLDASDIKGKMEVMVTLGVPYSAEEIENAEKSMKAQADIIAENLTQDPSFVDSYQAAQADAKAKGEEFVPIQQREIVALIAYLQRLGTDIKTK
- a CDS encoding cytochrome C oxidase subunit IV, which gives rise to MLKFVKNYMVSIDGIEIYPIISLSIFFVFFTLLFLWVWKAKKEYLEKVSNLPFE
- a CDS encoding FixH family protein; the encoded protein is MKINWGTSIVLAFVCFIVFILFFVVKTFTQKEYEFDLVSNQYYEDELAFQKTINNAENTEKLENKVEFVLLNNELKINIPNAKNELIIGEIHFYRPSNKKLDFIKKIASKNNVLTFTSEELVKGRWDVSVTWYYENEPQNQFFKKEQIYF